In the genome of Amphiura filiformis chromosome 4, Afil_fr2py, whole genome shotgun sequence, one region contains:
- the LOC140150835 gene encoding uncharacterized protein, with translation MTTVRVKAHTQTLVELYKESSLLWDTTNPDYFNRQKRHQALCYISEAMGLSVQDIKKKIHSFRTTYSRQKSALAALQQATPLEQIKSTYYLFDHLDEFLADHVNARNKMKLKKNVKSTKTGDNCAEPVGFGECSNQSDNCSIDSGNHGYSNDEDEADTNPEVCMETCPQLDAHGAGEDEAEQSSQSDSECEVHDQLDKMDAEYMNKVASQIKEEHQNETDKFTETTQLPTQARFQPKVNELEPGQSSPNQNAATALTHMAHTNELMSNVQTSHALLQPVTSSKTENRQYPPNLSPEIPIDLSIIPPAADHDHLQHIRMITDEIEHTSYRLITTKPPFSPHVHTLSNATQPNSLNSRKLPPHKSSNTFPRRPRSQGDMMPGPCRPISAQNNTHFPTVPRNSSPYPASLDRLMIDQPVNLENNESAVFGQLVALEWRKIKGHRARHTVKMKIQELLYAAQHEHTSEESPLRVTQSSSSTSSSRCMASSLAVCHSASQHHCTADCWHMK, from the exons ATGACAACTGTGAGGGTGAAAGCGCACACTCAGACTCTGGTGGAACTGTATAAAGAGTCATCTCTCTTGTGGGACACCACCAACCCTGATTACTTCAATCGGCAGAAGCGCCACCAAGCGTTATGCTATATTAGCGAAGCTATGGGACTTAGTG TCCAAGACATCAAGAAGAAAATCCACAGTTTTCGCACCACCTACAGCCGACAAAAAAGTGCCCTCGCTGCCTTACAGCAAGCAACTCCCCTAGAACAAATCAAGTCAACTTACTACCTGTTTGATCATCTTGATGAGTTTCTGGCTGACCATGTCAATGCAAGGAACAAGATGAAGCTTAAGAAAAATGTG AAATCAACCAAAACTGGCGACAACTGCGCAGAGCCAGTAGGCTTTGGCGAGTGCTCCAACCAATCAGATAATTGCAGCATAGACAGTGGTAACCATGGTTACAGTAATGATGAAGATGAGGCTGACACCAACCCAGAAGTATGCATGGAAACCTGTCCACAGCTAGATGCTCATGGGGCCGGGGAAGATGAGGCTGAGCAAAGTTCGCAGTCCGACTCCGAATGTGAAGTTCATGACCAATTAGACAAAATGGATGCAGAATACATGAACAAGGTAGCATCTCAAATCAAAGAAGAACATCAAAATGAAACTGATAAATTTACTGAAACAACTCAACTTCCCACTCAGGCCAGATTTCAGCCCAAAGTAAATGAATTAGAACCAGGTCAATCCAGTCCAAATCAAAATGCAGCCACTGCTCTAACTCATATGGCACATACGAATGAATTAATGAGTAATGTCCAGACTTCCCACGCTCTGCTGCAGCCTGTTACATCCTCAAAAACAGAAAATAGGCAGTATCCTCCAAACTTGAGTCCTGAAATTCCAATTGACCTTTCAATTATCCCACCAGCAGCTGATCATGATCATCTCCAACACATTCGTATGATCACAGATGAAATTGAACACACCTCTTATCGCCTGATCACAACCAAGCCGCCATTTTCACCGCACGTACATACACTCAGCAATGCCACTCAACCAAACAGTCTTAACTCGCGCAAATTACCACCACATAAAAGTTCAAACACATTCCCTAGAAGGCCTCGGTCACAGGGAGATATGATGCCAGGTCCATGCAGGCCCATCAGTGCTCAAAATAATACACACTTTCCAACCGTACCACGTAATAGTTCACCATATCCCGCAAGCCTTGACAGGTTGATGATTGATCAACCTGTAAATCTGGAGAACAATGAATCTGCTGTATTTGGACAACTTGTCGCATTGGAATGGAGGAAGATTAAAGGACACAGAGCAAGACACACGGTGAAGATGAAGATCCAGGAATTATTGTATGCAGCTCAGCATGAGCACACATCAGAAGAGAGTCCTCTAAGGGTGACCCAATCTTCATCAAGCACATCTAGTTCCAGATGTATGGCTTCTTCACTTGCAGTGTGTCATTCGGCTTCACAACACCATTGTACAGCCGACTGCTGGCATATGAAATGA